AATTATTCCTCTGCCTTATACCGATTCAACTGAACAGCGTCTGCATCTAATTATAGACACAGACCAACATGCATACTTATACCCAAGAACTCCTGAAGCTATTGGCATTTTGCAACGTGAGTTTTCAAATGTGTACTGGTACTCAGTTGAGGCTGATAATGGTATTGTCAGAGGTCATGCCTTGAAGAGTAATTGCATTCACCAAATAGTTGATGAGTACTGCTTTGATTTCCGGGATTTATGGTCTATTGTATTCCCATCTGAATCAGAAAAGATTATCGCAACTGTAACCAGAAAATCGAATGAGGTAGGGTGTCTGTGGcattaagtttttatttgttaaaagagcattttttttataaaataaaattgactaTGTTATATTATACTGTCTGTATCAACCTTTCCACATTTttcaagaaatataaatattctatttcAGATATATAAgcttacattatttaaaatcctcttcttttttcaaatgaatGAGTTTACAGGCTGCCTTTTCCTCTTAAGGTGGGTTTTATTACTTATCAATAGCATTAATGAAGGAGTCTCAATTTGGAGGAATTTGTCAAATGAATTTTTGATTTACCAATAATCATGTAAAATGATGTCTGTCATTCTTGTCCAAATCTAGTAAAACTCCTTAATCACGTGCCTTGTATATTCCTAAAGTCATTAGTTGTATTTATACTACTCGGAGTAAATAGAAATGatcataaacaaacaaataatatgataattaagGGTTTTCTCTCATTATCATGCTTTATGATGACAATTTTTCCATTGAGTCTTAATCATTGCTTTGCTTCTTCCTAAAGTTGTTATTCCCTTTTTTGACGTAGGTTGTTCATACTCAAGCAAAAGTTATGACTGACTATGATGTCATGTATAAGTATGTATCGAACAATATACTTTTTGTCGCAAATGCAGCACCTAAAGCCACAGGGGAAATTGGAACAGCCACCCCTGAGGAGGCTTGGTTGGTCATCTATATCATTGATACCGTGACTGGTCGTATATTGCATAGAATGACACATCATGGTTGCCAGGGTCCTGTTCATGCGGTAAGCTTTAACTACACTTATTTAAAAGGTGTAacactaaatttttttagtatctTACATGAATATTGCTTGTATAGGTATTTAGTGAAAACTGGGTTGTCTATCACTATTTTAATCTCAGAGCACACAGATACGAGGTGTCAGTTATTGAGGTCTATGATCAGTCTCGAGCGGTATGTCTGTTAACTTGTGTAGCTTCATTTGATGACCCTCACTCGTTTTGATACATGTTATCGTCTTTTTTTGTATGTGTTCATTCTTATGTTTGAGTTACTGGTCTGTTCTCATTCTGGTGTTATATCCTTGATTTTCACAGGATAACAAAGATGTCTGGAAGTTTGTTCTTGGGAAGCATAACCTTACATCACCCATTTCTTCTTACTATCGACCAGAAGTTACAACAAAATCACAGTCGTACTTTTTTACCCATTCTGTGAAAGCAATAGAAGTGACTTTGACATCCAAGGGTATAACTTCTAAGCAGCTTCTTATTGGAACAATTGGTGATCAGGTTGGTATTATTTACCCGACCGAGTTTTTCAACTTGAGATCAACAGAAACAATCctcttttatcattaaatttctTCTATGAAATCTTACGATTCGGGATGTCAACTGGGAAATTTATTTCCAGGTTTTGGCACTTGATAAACGCTTTTTGGATCCTCGGCGCACTCTTAATCCCTCGCAAGCTGAGAAAGAGGAAGGAATTATTCCTCTGACCGATTCATTGCCCATCATATCTCAGGTTTATTTTGTctcttgttcctttttctataTCCATGAAACAAAGGAAAACTTAACAAATGGTGCTATAATTAGTGGATTCTCAATGTATGGTGGTGTCAGTTTGTTCGAATATGTCTTGATTTAtgcattttcctttttcattataaatattaaatgactTTTGTTCAGGTAGATAGAGTACGTTAAAAAGAGGGTAGAGCTTGGGTAACTATTTTGGTTGACAACAAAAAGAAGGGCTATGTGGTGTTCATCCTTAATATATATCCGTGCATGCATAATATATCTGCAGTCAATTTCTGGCATAGTTCCccctatttatatatatatatatatatatatatatatatatatatatgcaaacaAAGAATGTTTGCAGTATACAAGTAACTCGTGCTTATGTTCAAGGTTGAAGGAACAGTAGTAATAATCGTAATGAATCACTGCTCACTACTATATTTGGATAGGAAAAATGACTTTATCTCTGCTTTTACTTGCTGCGACcgcgatatatatatatattctcctTCAATTGCCAAGCCTAGTAGGGCTGCTTAAGGAAATACATATTAGTTGATTGGCTTTGTTACCAACTTCAACCAAATGCCTACTTGGGCTTTATGTACTTCTAAACATGCATTTCTTGTTTTCTCTGTTTGAATTTTTGCAGTCCTATATTACACATTCCCTTAAAGTGGAAGGTCTGCGAGGCATCGTAACAGTGCCTGCCAAGCTGGAGTCTACATCCCTCGTCTTTGCCTACGGAGTAGATCTATTTTTTACTCAGATTGCTCCTTCTAGGACTTACGATTCATTAACTGAAGATTTCAGCTATGCTCTACTTCTTCTAACAATTGTTGCACTTGTGGCTGCAATATTTGTCACTTGGGTATTATCCGAGAGGAAAGATCTACAAGAGAAATGGAAATGATCTGTCCTCCATTTTTGACTTATATTTTCTCTaacttttaagattttattaggTTTGTCTCTGTTTCTATGGTTCTATGTTAGTCATTAGTTAAGTTCGGATTACGGTTAAATCTTGTAGCTTGAATTTGCAGAAGTAATGTTAAATTCCATTACATTCCATTGTTTGAGGTTGTATGGAGGATAATTGAAGAGTACGAAAGATAATCATAAACTCCCGAGGCCGGTTGCATTGTTGTGAAATAAGCGTATGAAAGTGGTAATTACAGATCGTGCTCTAACATCACAGATCTTCAATCCAACCATTTTCCTTTTAGGATTAATTGCAGAGTTAGTtcgttgtttttaatttcttagatTTTTTTGTCACTGGTTTTGGTCATTAGTATTTGTTAAAGCCTTGATTACGTCAAGAGGACAGGTTTTTCATGAATGCTGTTAAGGTAATGATATTAAGATGGTTACCGGAGTCATTACTTTGGTACACTGAATCTGCAGTTGTATGAAAGTAATGGATTGAGATCCTTTACAGTTTTCAAAAGAACTGCATAATATGATCTCATTCATtagatttttcatataaaattcatttataaacataattCAATAAATCTAAACGAATTAACAGCATCACGCGCTGCAGTCCAGTTTTGAACTCCACAGGATTTTGTTTATACGCGGATAAAGATAACAAAAGTGGTAATTTGAGATGGTTGAGAGAAATCGAGAACGAGAACTTTATTCTTTAGTTGTGTATCATAATCAGTAGTTATCACTTCAATAATCATATATGGAGTACTTCCTAATTAGTTATTAGCATAAAAATCCTTACAATTTAAACCTTCCTAAAATAACtacaagcacttttacgaagTGCAAagttctttaatattttaatatcaaaatacaatttataagagaatattcttattataaattcaaagacgtaattttatatattacatttaaattcaatgtttataaaatataaagttgtcgattaatttataagtattgaatttaaatatacattGTCGTGTACTAATTAAGaatatattactttattaatGAGTTAATTGTTTAATGTAATACATAACAATTAAACACGAATCTTTTTACTTATTGAAATGTAGTTTTTTAAAAGCACTAGTAAAAATCACTTAATGGttgtaataataacaaaataatatcttaGGCGAAGCATCTTGTGACAAATATAAAGCACGATTCATTCAAACCATATGCCATTGGAAAAATAACTGTACACAACGTGGGCATTAAAGGGTTTAGGTTGTTGGATAAAAGCAATGGGCCACAGAGTAGttcatatttaaaatgttcAGAAGATTTGCCGATTCTCCTCCATTTCtgtatttaatctttttaagggcctatttttttttatcatatttctaaattattttttcaccactttataaaataaagaatcaaaataaaaaatattacatcataatttaaatgatttattataagTCTAAAGTGTAActtgtatatttaaaaacatttatatagaTGTTCATTACAAACATATAAACACAATTTATTATCAAAGTACATTTGTATTTAGATACCAATCTCTTATTAGATtacacatattttttctttctttcaactcTAAACACATGTCCTATCTTCATTATTGCATTCATCTTAACTGACCACAGCAGAAACTCACTAAATGCGTATCTATTCTGTACTACTGAgattttattgaaaagaaatgCATGTAACAAACTTCTGAGTTCTTCACAACTTCTTCATAGTATACTTCTTTTACCTACGAGTGTTGAAAACATACTAAGAGTGCTACATTAAACTTCCTCTCTTGTATAAACTCgtttcatctttcttttttatatcacttatcattttatttcacatgtactcctaaaaaaattcataaccaaatttgattatataatacgtataaattttttaataaagttaaaaaaagtataataaacaCTCAGATAACATTTGACCCATTCCATTGTTTTTCACGAAGGTGACAGAAATAAGAGACCCACTTCGTACAAACAACAGTATCATTATTGTCACAACAaccaaacccaaaacccaaaacggAGCACTTCACACTTCATTCACACacaacaacacaaacaaacaccaagctctcatcttcttcctcagtTGTTCCACCATGAAAACCCACCAGCAACCAAAGCTAAAAACCCAACTTTTCTCTTGTGGCTTCTTCCGCCACTGCGCCCAAACCGTTCTAAGCCCCACCGGCGCCACCCCACCTCTTCCTCACACTCCCCCAACCTTCCAATGCGAATCCTCcacctcctcctcttcctccacCACTTCCCAAAGCTTCACGCAGTGGAGATTCTCTCCCCCAACACCCACTCCCaacaccaccaccgccaccaccaccaccaataacaccaacaacctcatcaaaacaaacacaaacacaagctTTAAtgttcctcttcctcctccacCGCCACTGCCACCACAAATCCACAACCTCCAAGAACTCTTCCACATTTCAGAACTCCAACTAACAACAGACCCAGCTTCTGCCCTTCAACTTCTAGAACGTTCTCTTGTTCCCAACCCACCTCAAGACCAACCCCCTTGCCCTCCAAACCTCATGCACGCTCTCACGCGCAACCTCGCGCTCGCCAAACCCGCCACCAAGATCCTCTTCGCGCTCTGCCTCTCCGATGTCAACCGCCGTGTCGCCGTCGAGACCGGCGCCGTCTCCGCCGTCATCGAGGCCGCCCTCGAACTCGACGGCGCCCCCTCCGAGCGTGCCCTCGCCGCCCTCGAGCTCATGTGCACGCTGCCCGATGGCGCTCACGAAGTCCGCGCCCACGCCCTCGCCGTCCCCGTCATGGTTACCATGATGGGAAAGACCGCTGCCCGCGCCAAAGAATACGCCATTGGAGTCCTGGCCGTCGTGTACGGTGGCTCCACATCCGACCACCACACCGCTCCCCCAGAGGAGGTGGCGCGTGCGGTGGAACTCGCGCTCCAGGGCGAGTGCAGCGCTCGGGCCAGGAGGAAAGGTGCCCAGCTGTTGAAAACTTTGAAACAACTCTCCGAAGCGGAGCCTCTCCCTCTGGACAACAATTGAAGTTTGTTAAACGAAGTTCCAAGctttttttctatgttttcattaaacttttactatcacaaaataaaaaaataaaaaaaaaatgtgtatttgAAATAGAGAAGTTGAGATTCattgtgtttgttgttattattagtGAGATGTTATGGATGAATGTATCTGTGTTACAGAGTTgaagtcacatgagagtcagaAACACACTTTAAAGAGCTTTGCCACTGTTGTGACCAAATGAATCTGGGAACTGTTTTTTAAGAatctttgtaaaataaatatagcaCTTTgtacttttcaatttttccatttGTACAGTAGTTTGAGTTATTCCTATGCTGCTTTTTATGGATTTGACCTATTTGCAATGCCTTCTCTTACAGTACTTACTATCTAACTTtgtctcttatttttctctccctCCCTAATTAATTAtcatcataatattattatgaatgaCTTATTTTTCAGCTTAATCTGTATTTATtgattatagttattattattattattattgtcaccTTTAGTTGTTTTGTTATGAGTTTTCTTTATAGCATGAATTAGTCATTCTTCCATACTTATATTGGAAAAGACAGTTTATCTGGGTATGTGTTTATGGacattattgaaata
This DNA window, taken from Vigna radiata var. radiata cultivar VC1973A chromosome 5, Vradiata_ver6, whole genome shotgun sequence, encodes the following:
- the LOC106761420 gene encoding uncharacterized protein LOC106761420, translated to MKTHQQPKLKTQLFSCGFFRHCAQTVLSPTGATPPLPHTPPTFQCESSTSSSSSTTSQSFTQWRFSPPTPTPNTTTATTTTNNTNNLIKTNTNTSFNVPLPPPPPLPPQIHNLQELFHISELQLTTDPASALQLLERSLVPNPPQDQPPCPPNLMHALTRNLALAKPATKILFALCLSDVNRRVAVETGAVSAVIEAALELDGAPSERALAALELMCTLPDGAHEVRAHALAVPVMVTMMGKTAARAKEYAIGVLAVVYGGSTSDHHTAPPEEVARAVELALQGECSARARRKGAQLLKTLKQLSEAEPLPLDNN